Proteins from a single region of Acidovorax sp. NCPPB 3576:
- a CDS encoding glycosyltransferase codes for MARYLIAATALPGHVLPMLAIAQYLVRQGHEVRVHTASHFRAQALATGASFTAFDRSIDFEHHELDRRFPQRLQLPSVHAQLCFGLKHFFADAMAPQLAGLRGILAHFDADAILVDTMFCGTFPLLLGPREERPAIVSIGISALALSSRDTAFFGTALPPSSTPEGRVRNQAMHRNLQQAMFGDVQRHFNSALSALGAPGLPGFFIDAMVTLPDLYLQLTSASFEYPRSDLPGSVRFVGPLLAPARSDFIPPDWWSELDDGRSVVLVTQGTLANQNPSQLIGPTVQALAKFEDIQVIATTGGPVPPGLGAAMLPANARVVPFLPYDRLLPKVHAMVTNGGYGSVNHALSLGVPLVVAGATEEKPEIAARVAWAGAGINLATGQPSARQIGDAVRKLLDVPSYRQRAQALRQDFARHDALAEIASALASLREAAPTIAEFA; via the coding sequence ATGGCACGTTATCTCATCGCCGCGACCGCCCTGCCGGGGCATGTGTTGCCCATGCTGGCCATCGCCCAGTATCTGGTGCGTCAAGGACACGAAGTACGGGTGCACACGGCCAGCCACTTTCGAGCGCAGGCCTTGGCCACGGGCGCTTCCTTCACCGCGTTCGACCGGTCCATTGATTTCGAACACCATGAGCTGGATCGGCGATTTCCGCAGCGGCTGCAACTGCCGTCCGTCCATGCGCAGCTGTGTTTCGGACTGAAGCATTTCTTTGCGGACGCCATGGCGCCACAGTTGGCTGGCTTGCGCGGCATCCTGGCGCACTTCGATGCCGATGCCATCTTGGTGGACACGATGTTTTGCGGTACGTTTCCGCTGCTGCTGGGTCCACGGGAGGAGCGACCTGCCATCGTCTCCATTGGTATTTCGGCGCTGGCGCTGTCCAGCCGCGACACCGCCTTTTTCGGCACTGCGCTGCCGCCTTCATCCACGCCCGAGGGGCGTGTTCGCAATCAGGCCATGCATCGCAACCTCCAGCAGGCCATGTTCGGTGACGTGCAACGCCATTTCAACAGCGCGTTGTCAGCCTTGGGTGCGCCTGGTCTGCCGGGCTTTTTCATCGACGCGATGGTGACGCTGCCCGATCTTTACCTTCAACTGACGTCGGCTTCTTTCGAGTACCCGCGCAGCGACCTTCCCGGCTCCGTCCGGTTTGTCGGGCCGCTCCTGGCTCCTGCACGCTCCGACTTCATCCCCCCCGACTGGTGGTCTGAACTGGACGATGGGCGCTCTGTCGTGCTGGTCACACAAGGCACGCTGGCCAATCAGAACCCCTCGCAATTGATCGGTCCTACTGTGCAAGCATTGGCCAAGTTCGAGGACATCCAGGTGATCGCAACCACGGGCGGTCCGGTTCCGCCGGGCCTGGGAGCGGCGATGCTTCCAGCCAATGCCCGGGTGGTGCCATTTTTGCCCTACGACCGGCTGCTGCCCAAAGTGCATGCCATGGTCACCAACGGTGGATATGGATCTGTCAACCACGCGCTCAGTTTGGGAGTGCCGCTGGTTGTGGCTGGTGCGACCGAAGAGAAGCCGGAAATTGCCGCGCGGGTGGCCTGGGCAGGTGCCGGCATCAACCTTGCCACCGGGCAGCCGAGCGCGCGCCAGATCGGCGATGCGGTGCGCAAGTTGCTGGACGTGCCGTCCTACCGGCAGCGAGCCCAAGCACTGCGCCAGGATTTTGCGCGCCATGACGCGCTGGCCGAAATCGCATCGGCTCTGGCGTCGCTGCGTGAAGCGGCCCCCACCATTGCAGAATTCGCATGA
- a CDS encoding MOSC domain-containing protein — protein MAEQGILGDRHANRLSPRQVLLAGTDAYRDLQLPPLTLSENLLIDLPTAGLCSGSLLKIGPEVVLWITFQCEPCARLERRQPGVVKALKGRRGVLARVLQGGSMRVGDAICQGPAPIPPMSDDWKARVAHVVRQIPAGKRVEYRQLADLAGVAKGYCRAFPRVLNQLCPDVARRAQASSVVMRAEQHWAGAELFDVHAHLSAHATVHARHGYAVYEPLSGE, from the coding sequence GTGGCGGAGCAGGGCATTCTTGGCGACCGGCACGCCAACCGGCTTTCGCCGCGCCAAGTGCTGCTGGCAGGAACCGATGCCTATCGCGATCTTCAACTGCCGCCGCTCACGCTGAGCGAAAACCTGCTTATCGATTTGCCAACAGCAGGCCTTTGCTCCGGCTCCTTATTGAAGATCGGCCCCGAGGTTGTCCTGTGGATCACCTTTCAGTGCGAGCCCTGCGCCCGGTTGGAGCGACGCCAGCCAGGCGTTGTCAAAGCGCTGAAGGGCCGTCGCGGCGTATTGGCGCGTGTGTTGCAAGGCGGATCGATGCGCGTGGGCGATGCCATCTGCCAGGGGCCTGCGCCGATTCCTCCCATGAGCGACGATTGGAAGGCACGCGTCGCTCACGTCGTGCGGCAGATACCGGCAGGAAAACGCGTCGAGTATCGGCAGTTGGCCGATCTCGCCGGGGTTGCCAAGGGTTACTGCCGGGCTTTCCCTCGAGTGCTCAACCAACTGTGCCCCGACGTGGCGAGGCGTGCGCAAGCGAGCAGCGTGGTGATGCGAGCAGAGCAGCATTGGGCAGGCGCTGAACTCTTCGATGTGCACGCACACCTTTCAGCACATGCCACCGTCCACGCGAGGCATGGATACGCCGTGTATGAGCCGCTTTCAGGTGAGTAG
- a CDS encoding MbtH family protein, translated as MSNPFDDESASFLVLTNPEGQHSLWPASIDVPEGWEVALPASDRPACRAYIEAHWTDLRPRSLIAAMGG; from the coding sequence ATGAGCAACCCATTCGACGACGAAAGCGCCAGCTTCCTGGTGCTCACCAATCCGGAAGGCCAGCACTCACTGTGGCCCGCGTCTATCGACGTGCCCGAGGGCTGGGAAGTGGCCTTGCCAGCAAGTGATAGACCGGCATGCCGTGCATACATCGAGGCGCACTGGACGGACCTGCGGCCACGATCGCTGATTGCCGCCATGGGGGGCTGA
- a CDS encoding restriction endonuclease codes for MAKRQKQSAVEDVMNWISRLPWWVGFGMAAVIYGALHTVSSLPMPAAKTPEDIAQLATGAILRGLAYAGQFVLPFLCVMGALLSAVRRRERSHLPNDVGTANSSAQALQGMSWQAFEKLVGEGFRRRGYMVQEQGGNGPDGGVDLTLTKASETSFVQCKHWKALQVGVPVIRELYGVMAAHGASAGFVVTSGRFTQEATAFASGRNIRLIDGAALLQLIRETAIDRSPPPSIASGTLAACSTQAILPALSDPPCPKCGHAMIRRTAKRGVLAGQSFWGCSVYPSCRGTRHD; via the coding sequence ATGGCAAAACGTCAAAAACAAAGTGCCGTAGAAGATGTCATGAACTGGATTTCGCGTCTTCCATGGTGGGTCGGGTTTGGAATGGCAGCAGTGATTTATGGAGCACTGCACACCGTCTCCTCCCTGCCCATGCCGGCTGCAAAAACGCCAGAGGACATTGCGCAACTGGCTACCGGCGCCATCTTGCGCGGTTTGGCCTATGCAGGACAGTTCGTACTCCCGTTTCTGTGCGTGATGGGGGCCTTGCTTTCTGCCGTGAGGCGCCGGGAGCGCAGCCATCTGCCGAACGACGTTGGGACAGCGAACTCCAGCGCCCAGGCCTTGCAGGGAATGTCCTGGCAGGCCTTCGAGAAACTGGTCGGCGAGGGATTTCGGCGTCGCGGTTACATGGTGCAGGAGCAGGGGGGAAACGGTCCCGACGGGGGGGTGGACCTGACCCTTACCAAAGCGAGCGAGACGTCCTTCGTCCAATGCAAGCATTGGAAGGCCCTTCAGGTCGGCGTGCCAGTGATCCGGGAACTGTACGGCGTGATGGCCGCACACGGGGCTTCCGCAGGTTTCGTGGTGACTTCCGGGCGTTTCACTCAAGAAGCCACGGCGTTCGCCAGTGGCCGCAACATCCGGCTCATCGACGGCGCCGCATTGCTGCAACTCATCCGGGAGACGGCAATCGATCGCAGTCCGCCTCCGTCGATAGCCTCTGGCACGCTGGCCGCTTGTTCAACGCAAGCCATCCTGCCAGCACTGTCCGATCCTCCCTGCCCAAAATGCGGACACGCGATGATCCGGCGAACGGCCAAGCGCGGCGTGTTGGCCGGTCAGTCATTCTGGGGGTGCTCTGTCTATCCGTCCTGCCGAGGAACGCGCCACGATTGA
- a CDS encoding GAF domain-containing protein: MQMPWAEGNFGHPACRASRTSTPWPAIGDACRIDLLDGQGELQPRLSHYELADHNARIVEQSDLPAGSEGTPRVLAIALKTGKPSLHPLGEPHEEGGQNIDISALAPTIDVVAACIVPLIARGRTIGTMAVLQAGSSRAFQAEDGSLIGELAQRAALALDNALLLSEARKAQREAEAANHAKDEFLAMLGHELRNPPTPIVLALKLIARRDASAFPREREISGYELARQVRLQPDTQSLPLVALTGYGSDSDRRLALEAGFDDHFSKPVDMGRLLERLTGLLAGRHERDAALRHHP; encoded by the coding sequence ATGCAGATGCCTTGGGCAGAGGGGAACTTCGGCCATCCGGCATGTCGCGCATCACGGACATCGACGCCGTGGCCAGCCATTGGCGATGCATGCCGTATCGATCTGCTCGATGGCCAGGGGGAACTGCAGCCAAGGCTGAGCCATTACGAATTGGCAGATCACAACGCCAGGATCGTGGAGCAAAGCGACCTCCCGGCCGGGTCCGAGGGCACTCCACGGGTACTCGCCATCGCCCTGAAAACAGGCAAGCCCAGCCTGCATCCGCTGGGCGAGCCCCATGAAGAGGGAGGCCAAAATATCGATATCTCGGCACTGGCTCCGACAATCGATGTGGTTGCAGCATGCATCGTCCCGCTGATCGCGAGGGGCCGCACGATCGGCACGATGGCGGTGCTGCAAGCCGGATCAAGCCGCGCATTTCAAGCGGAGGATGGTTCGCTGATCGGGGAGCTGGCACAGCGCGCAGCACTGGCGTTGGATAACGCATTGCTCTTGTCGGAGGCACGAAAGGCGCAGCGCGAAGCCGAGGCCGCCAACCATGCGAAGGATGAATTTCTGGCCATGCTGGGTCATGAACTTCGCAACCCTCCGACGCCCATCGTGCTCGCACTGAAGTTGATCGCCCGCCGGGATGCGTCCGCATTTCCCAGGGAGCGCGAGATCAGCGGGTACGAACTCGCACGCCAGGTCCGCTTGCAGCCCGACACACAGAGCCTTCCTTTGGTCGCATTGACGGGCTACGGAAGCGACTCAGATCGGAGGCTCGCGCTGGAGGCCGGCTTCGACGACCATTTTTCCAAGCCTGTGGACATGGGCCGGTTGCTGGAGCGACTGACAGGGTTGCTGGCAGGCCGCCACGAAAGAGACGCAGCATTGCGTCACCATCCCTGA
- a CDS encoding RecQ family zinc-binding domain-containing protein encodes MQQFFLAGRYPSPDDIDALYRALHDPAPQEQTAWTLDSLQARLDRPRSKIQVGLGLLQRHKIVSKTRAGALSLRKAELKPASVHALLQAYADKREQDQQALERMVFYAQTGRCRWQVLLEYFEPSEAPQRCGTCDNCVRMGALAQQALTERAADTVRKLGTGGTGNAADKHPAAKAEILEGPVPPSAKALELGASVRVKRYGQGIVAAIDAISITVNFADGSQRCFQPDFVQRFTPRGIRAKPLS; translated from the coding sequence GTGCAGCAATTTTTCTTGGCAGGCCGCTATCCCAGCCCGGATGACATCGATGCACTCTACCGAGCCTTGCACGATCCCGCGCCACAGGAGCAAACCGCCTGGACGCTCGATAGTTTGCAGGCCCGTCTGGACCGGCCACGCAGCAAAATTCAGGTGGGCTTGGGCCTGCTGCAGCGCCACAAGATCGTGTCGAAAACACGCGCTGGCGCACTCTCCCTGCGCAAGGCGGAACTGAAGCCCGCTTCTGTGCACGCGCTGTTGCAGGCCTATGCAGACAAGCGCGAACAAGATCAGCAGGCATTGGAGCGCATGGTGTTTTACGCGCAGACGGGGCGCTGCCGTTGGCAAGTGCTGCTCGAATACTTCGAGCCATCGGAGGCACCTCAGCGGTGCGGCACCTGCGACAACTGTGTACGCATGGGCGCACTCGCCCAACAGGCATTGACTGAACGGGCTGCCGACACGGTTCGAAAACTGGGCACAGGCGGAACGGGTAATGCGGCTGACAAACATCCGGCTGCCAAAGCAGAAATTCTTGAGGGCCCGGTCCCGCCCAGTGCCAAGGCGCTCGAGTTGGGCGCCTCCGTCCGCGTCAAACGGTACGGACAGGGCATCGTGGCAGCCATCGATGCCATTTCCATCACGGTGAATTTTGCCGACGGCAGCCAGCGCTGTTTTCAACCAGACTTCGTGCAGCGATTCACTCCCCGAGGCATACGCGCAAAGCCGTTGTCTTGA